From Methanocella paludicola SANAE, a single genomic window includes:
- a CDS encoding biotin transporter BioY — MSSRVKKLVYAALFAALTAVSAWAAIPLPYVPITLQTFFVILSGGALGAYFGALSMVVYLLLGFMGLPVFARGQSGLGVLAGPTGGYLVGFVLCAIVTGLIVKMRKNPGLLWYVLAMAAGTLAIYACGLAQLTLVLHMPLETALIIGVLAFVPGDIIKIIIAAFVARKLNTGGEAGN, encoded by the coding sequence ATGTCTTCCCGCGTTAAGAAGCTCGTGTACGCGGCGCTGTTCGCCGCGCTGACGGCCGTTTCGGCCTGGGCCGCGATACCGCTGCCCTACGTGCCCATCACTCTCCAGACATTCTTCGTCATCCTTTCCGGCGGCGCCCTCGGCGCCTATTTCGGCGCCCTCTCCATGGTCGTCTACTTGCTCTTAGGATTCATGGGCCTGCCCGTCTTCGCCCGCGGCCAGTCCGGGCTGGGAGTCCTGGCCGGGCCGACGGGCGGGTACCTCGTCGGCTTCGTGCTCTGCGCCATCGTGACCGGCCTCATCGTAAAAATGCGCAAGAACCCCGGGCTTCTATGGTACGTGCTGGCGATGGCCGCCGGCACTCTGGCGATATACGCCTGCGGCCTGGCACAGCTTACGCTAGTCCTGCATATGCCTTTAGAGACGGCGCTCATCATCGGCGTGCTGGCGTTCGTCCCTGGCGACATCATAAAGATCATCATCGCCGCCTTCGTGGCCAGAAAGCTGAACACCGGGGGTGAGGCCGGAAATTGA
- a CDS encoding biotin--[acetyl-CoA-carboxylase] ligase: MTKEEILNILREAGDYVSGEFLAEKLGVSRAAVWKHIHTLIKEGYAVDVAQGKGYRLMSVPDKLYPAEIRHGLQTKLLGRKVIHLNVTGSTNTVARQVAERGVEEGTVVLAETQSHGKGRLGRKWVAKPGSLAMSVILKPAIDPMHASSITLMAAVSVTKALRGAGLEAAIKWPNDVLVNGKKICGILTEMSAETDIVNFIILGIGVNVNNDVPLETATTMKAELSREVDRVKFTQLLLEMLEEDYLTFKEEGFTPILWSWRRYSDTLGRLVEVTYQDEVVTGVAQDVDEDGSLLVKTADGSIRKIVSGDCKHLRGARKL, translated from the coding sequence ATGACCAAGGAAGAGATATTAAATATCCTGCGCGAGGCGGGCGATTACGTCTCCGGCGAGTTCCTGGCGGAGAAGCTGGGCGTATCGAGGGCCGCCGTTTGGAAGCACATCCACACTCTCATTAAAGAGGGATACGCCGTGGACGTGGCCCAGGGCAAGGGCTACAGGCTCATGAGCGTGCCCGATAAGCTTTATCCCGCCGAGATCCGCCACGGCCTGCAGACAAAGCTCCTGGGCAGGAAGGTCATCCACCTGAACGTGACGGGCTCGACCAACACCGTCGCCAGGCAGGTCGCCGAGCGCGGAGTCGAGGAAGGCACGGTCGTCCTCGCCGAGACACAGTCCCACGGCAAGGGCAGGCTGGGCCGTAAGTGGGTAGCAAAGCCGGGAAGCCTGGCGATGTCCGTCATCCTCAAGCCGGCCATCGACCCCATGCACGCGTCGAGCATCACGCTCATGGCGGCCGTGTCAGTGACCAAGGCGCTCAGGGGCGCAGGCCTGGAGGCGGCCATCAAGTGGCCGAATGACGTCCTCGTGAACGGCAAAAAGATATGCGGCATACTTACGGAGATGAGCGCCGAGACCGACATCGTCAACTTCATCATCCTGGGCATCGGGGTGAACGTGAACAACGATGTCCCCCTGGAGACGGCGACCACGATGAAGGCAGAGCTGAGCCGGGAGGTTGACCGGGTGAAGTTTACGCAGTTGCTCCTGGAGATGCTGGAAGAGGACTACCTTACATTCAAGGAGGAGGGATTCACCCCAATCCTGTGGAGCTGGAGGCGCTATTCGGACACGCTCGGCAGGCTCGTCGAGGTCACGTACCAGGACGAGGTAGTCACCGGCGTGGCGCAGGACGTGGACGAGGACGGCTCGCTGCTCGTTAAGACCGCGGACGGCTCCATCCGCAAGATCGTATCCGGCGATTGCAAGCACCTGCGCGGCGCAAGAAAGCTATAA